One Mytilus trossulus isolate FHL-02 chromosome 5, PNRI_Mtr1.1.1.hap1, whole genome shotgun sequence DNA segment encodes these proteins:
- the LOC134718405 gene encoding transcription initiation factor TFIID subunit 11-like translates to MPYCVVYGCNSNSQCDKNIYWFTFPKDSQRNRAWVHYCKRQDFTPSKHSRICSKHFTLNQYSRHPERLSELGYPGAKAALKDDAMPDIPVVVDAEKGPSSPKKPRSAFEKRQKRQVLQEAFNESLDKSVDSIDTETESPPAPDSMEIQEEVEIPVDIPKTFVSKSFNTDYTNMKIQKNQTDPIPQRTSTRRNQTLKPKRKSKGIQCNPSDIDSASKVATSKTRTIIGKITSSSLAPAATEQNKDDNDEIDDDEDDVDAYDNDPDYIYNESEEEDGDDEYGSDDEEETSNYRMEECNDPVEENYYQYVESVTIDAFQLLNSVEGQ, encoded by the exons ATGCCGTATTGTGTGGTTTACGGTTGCAATAGCAATTCTCaatgtgacaaaaatatatattggtttacttttcCGAAAGATTCTCAGAGAAATCGTGCTTGGGTTCACTATTGTAAACGACAGGATTTTACACCGTCTAAGCACAGCAGAATTTGTTCTAAACATTTTACCCTAAATCAGTATAGCAGGCACCCTGAAAGACTTTCAGAATTGGGATATCCGGGTGCAAAGGCAGCTCTAAAAGATGACGCCATGCCCGACATTCCTGTAGTTGTAGATGCAGAAAAAGGACCATCTTCTCCTAAAAAGCCTAGGTCGGCCTTCGAAAAAAGACAGAAACGTCAG GTTCTTCAAGAGGCCTTTAATGAATCATTAGATAAGTCCGTTGACTCCATTGACACTGAAACTGAATCGCCACCCGCACCTGACAGTATGGAGATTCAGGAAGAGGTAGAAATTCCGgtagatataccaaaaacattTGTGTCAAAATCTTTTAACACCGATTACACAAAcatgaaaatacagaaaaatcaaACAGATCCCATTCCGCAGAGAACTTCAACTAGAAGAAACCAAACATTAAAACCCAAGAGAAAGTCTAAAGGCATTCAGTGTAACCCTTCAGATATTGATTCAGCAAGTAAAGTCGCCACATCGAAGACAAGAACGATAATCGGAAAAATTACAAGCAGTAGCCTTGCACCGGCAGCGACCGAACAAAACAAGGATGACAATGATGAGATTGATGATGATGAAGATGATGTAGATGCATATGATAATGATCCGGATTATATTTATAACGAGTCCGAGGAAGAAGATGGAGACGACGAGTATGGATCTGACGATGAGGAAGAAACAAGCAATTACAGAATGGAAGAATGTAATGATCCAGTTGAAGAAAA TTACTATCAGTATGTAGAGAGTGTAACAATCGATGCATTCCAATTATTGAATTCAGTAGAGGGACAATGA